The Parambassis ranga chromosome 19, fParRan2.1, whole genome shotgun sequence genome contains a region encoding:
- the sema4ba gene encoding sema domain, immunoglobulin domain (Ig), transmembrane domain (TM) and short cytoplasmic domain, (semaphorin) 4Ba: MWTMSMAWLCLPAYTVLLVGCFHAAVTENDVTPRLTFSYNAKERTTKTFSVSGVFNYTSFLLSNEDNMLYVGAREILFALNLSDISSVRLQRNLTWKTPERKRDECSFKGKNLQTDCFNYIKILLRINSTHLYVCGTYAFSPICAYINTADFSLVKSDTGEIVTEDGRSRCPFNPEYKSTAIMADGELYAGTVSNFQGNEPIIYKSLSQGTSLKTENSLNWLQDPAFVGSAYIQESLPKGNLVGDDDKIYFFFSEAGKEFDFFDNTIVSRIARVCKGDIGGERVLQKKWTTFLKAQLLCSLPDDGFPFNIIQDMFVLTPGPEDWKDTVFYGVFTSQWYKGASGSSAVCSFTMDQVEKAFNGRYREVNRETQQWYTYNHPVPDPRPGACITNAAREQGISSSLHMPDKVLNFVKDHFLMDSVIRSKPLLLKRNVRYTQIAVHRVQATKKVYNVLFIGTDDGRLHKAINVNNKMHIIEEMVLFRDPHPVQQIELDTEKGQLYVSSFSELVEVPVANCTNYQTCGECILSRDPYCAWNGRQCVDVRRAPPNKAWQQDVDEADTSAICNKTVPSPRFAKPPPTRMSSCQVIIIPANTFKVLPCKLRSNLAERKWEFRESAGHFHYPSPEGGLVVVAQADRQETYECWSVEEGFRQLLANYCVRGEAKESTTLTGRSRTPQISQEEFIILPGETRSSQINTKTYWNELIVVCALLAFSLVVFSLFVVYRNRDHMKSMLKEGECPNMQQKKPKIVVKPAENLPLNGNTVTASASDHKGYQTLNDNYICSTPPQECSSPDNSKSFSETEKRPLNLRESHVEISPTCPRPRVRLGSEIKDSIV, from the exons aCGCAAAAGAGAGGACGACCAAAACCTTCTCAGTCAGCGGGGTCTTCAACTACACCTCTTTCCTCCTCAGTAATGAAGACAACATGCTGTATGTCGGGGCCCGGGAGATTCTCTTTGCTCTCAACCTCTCCGATATCAGCTCAGTCAGGCTACAAAGAAAT CTCACGTGGAAAActccagagaggaagagagatgaGTGCAGTTTCAAAGGCAAAAACCTGCAG ACGGATTGCTTCAACTACATCAAGATTTTGCTGCGTATAAACAGCacacatctgtatgtgtgtggaacGTATGCCTTCAGCCCCATCTGTGCTTACATA AACACTGCAGACTTCTCCCTCGTCAAGAGTGATACCGGTGAGATTGTGACAGAGGATGGACGCAGCCGCTGCCCATTCAACCCTGAATACAAATCCACCGCCATCATGGCTG ATGGAGAGCTGTATGCTGGAACAGTTAGTAATTTCCAAGGAAATGAGCCCATCATTTACAAGAGTTTAAGCCAAGGAACATctctaaaaacagaaaactcaCTCAACTGGCTTCAAG ACCCAGCCTTTGTTGGTTCTGCCTACATACAGGAGAGCCTGCCCAAGGGCAACCTAGTGGGCGATGACGATAAGATTTACTTCTTCTTCAGTGAAGCGGGAAAGGAGTTTGATTTCTTTGACAACACCATTGTGTCACGTATTGCTCGCGTGTGTAAG GGTGACATCGGAGGCGAGAGGGTGTTGCAGAAGAAGTGGACGACTTTCCTGAAGGCTCAGCTTTTGTGCTCTCTGCCTGATGACGGCTTCCCCTTCAACATCATCCAGGACATGTTTGTGCTCACACCCGGCCCAGAGGACTGGAAGGACACAGTGTTTTATGGCGTCTTTACATCTCAGTG GTACAAAGGGGCATCAGGAAGCTCCGCAGTGTGTTCTTTCACTATGGACCAGGTGGAGAAGGCATTCAACGGGCGATACCGTGAGGTCAACCGAGAGACCCAGCAGTGGTACACCTACAACCATCCAGTCCCAGACCCTCGGCCTGGAGCG tgtatAACAAATGCTGCCAGAGAGCAAGGAatctcctcctcactgcacaTGCCAGACAAGGTGCTGAATTTTGTCAAAGACCACTTCCTGATGGACAGTGTGATCCGCAGCAAGCCCCTCCTGCTGAAACGCAATGTTCGCTACACGCAGATCGCTGTGCATCGAGTCCAGGCCACTAAAAAGGTGTACAATGTGCTCTTCATTGGCACAG atGATGGGAGACTCCATAAAGCAATTAATGTCAACAACAAGATGCACATCATTGAAGAGATGGTGCTCTTCCGTGACCCACACCCAGTGCAGCAAATTGAGCTGGACACTGAAAAG GGTCAGCTTTatgtttcctctttctctgaacTGGTGGAGGTCCCAGTAGCTAACTGCACTAATTATCAGACCTGTGGGGAGTGCATCCTCTCCAGGGATCCTTACTGCGCCTGGAACGGGAGGCAGTGTGTTGATGTCAGACGTGCTCCACCAAACAA GGCCTGGCAGCAGGATGTAGATGAAGCGGACACATCAGCTATTTGTAACAAGACTGTGCCAAGCCCACGTTTTGCTAAACCTCCACCTACAC GAATGTCATCCTGCCAGGTGATCATCATCCCAGCCAACACGTTCAAGGTGCTACCTTGCAAGTTGCGTTCTAATTTGGCTGAAAGGAAGTGGGAGTTCAGAGAGAGCGCAGGTCACTTCCATTACCCGAGCCCAGAGGGGGGGCTGGTGGTGGTTGCTCAAGCTGACAGGCAAGAAACCTACGAGTGCTGGTCAGTGGAGGAAGGCTTCAGACAGCTGCTGGCCAACTACTGCGTGAGGGGCGAGGCCAAGGAGAGCACCACCCTGACAGGCCGTTCACGGACGCCGCAGATCTCCCAGGAGGAATTTATCATCCTGCCGGGGGAGACCCGCTCGTCACAGATCAACACCAAGACCTACTGGAATGAGCTGATTGTAGTGTGTGCCCTCCTGGCGTTTTCCCTGGTGGTCTTCTCCCTGTTTGTGGTTTACAGGAACCGCGACCACATGAAGTCCATGCTCAAGGAGGGGGAGTGtccaaacatgcagcagaagaAGCCCAAGATAGTGGTGAAACCAGCTGAGAACTTACCGCTTAACGGCAACACAGTCACAGCGTCTGCGTCAGATCACAAAGGATACCAGACCCTTAATGACAATTACATCTGCAGCACTCCGCCGCAGGAGTGCTCGTCGCCGGACAACAGCAAGAGCTTCTCAGAAACAGAGAAGAGGCCTCTGAACTTAAGAGAGAGCCACGTAGAGATTTCCCCTACATGCCCACGGCCACGAGTCAGACTGGGCTCTGAGATTAAAGACTCAATAGTGTGA